One segment of Bacillota bacterium DNA contains the following:
- the tnpB gene encoding IS66 family insertion sequence element accessory protein TnpB — protein MLIGHPRQKVYLAVGATDLRKSVDGLAAIVQLNFELDPFEPCLFAFCNRQRNRVKILEWSERGFWLHYFRLENGRLPWPQESEEVNALDLTWQDLRWLLEGIPLRPMEKRVSKPPRFVL, from the coding sequence ATGTTGATAGGTCATCCTAGGCAGAAGGTCTATCTTGCTGTAGGGGCTACCGATCTTCGAAAATCTGTGGACGGTTTGGCAGCCATAGTTCAGCTGAACTTCGAGTTGGATCCCTTCGAGCCATGCCTGTTTGCCTTCTGCAATCGGCAACGGAATCGGGTTAAGATCCTGGAGTGGTCTGAGCGTGGCTTTTGGCTTCATTACTTCCGGCTGGAAAATGGAAGGCTGCCTTGGCCACAGGAGAGCGAGGAGGTTAATGCTCTGGATCTTACCTGGCAGGATTTGCGATGGTTGCTGGAAGGAATTCCGTTGAGGCCCATGGAAAAGCGTGTGTCAAAACCACCGAGATTCGTCCTGTAA